One window from the genome of Nicotiana sylvestris chromosome 9, ASM39365v2, whole genome shotgun sequence encodes:
- the LOC104235848 gene encoding probable pectinesterase 53: MASAALILSLLIAVQLPYLRSLSLQSSSYSPLENQEKDNIGQLEEWISLNVKHYNRKRAASLKWMQESVRNRKQQVPSSSSLDPRLRNAELNKILISVNQEGIGNFKTIKEALASIPVYNKRRVILDIKPGVYREKINIPRSLPFVTFRGDSSDPPRITGNDTAAAAGTDGRPLKTFQSATVSVDADYFVAINVIFENTAAHVVGSVGEQAVALRISGNKAAFYDCSFYGSQDTLYDHKGLHYFNNCFVQGSVDFIFGYGRSLYENCHLNSVAKKVASLTAQKRTNSSILSGFSFKNSTITGTGSVYLGRAWGDYSRVIFSYTYMDEIVLPLGWSDWGKTSRDSRVYYGEYRCSGPGANMTGRVPWARILTDEEAMPFIGTYYIDGNSWLIHP, from the exons ATGGCATCAGCTGCGCTTATTCTGTCGCTTCTCATTGCCGTGCAACTGCCATATTTGAGAAGCTTGTCTTTACAAAGCAGTAGCTATAGCCCACTTGAAAATCAAGAAAAAGACAATATTGGGCAGTTAGAGGAATGGATATCTTTGAATGTGAAGCACTACAACAGAAAGAGAGCAGCAAGTTTGAAATGGATGCAAGAATCAGTCAGAAACAGGAAACAACAAGTTCCATCGTCTAGTAGCCTGGATCCAAGGCTTAGAAATGCGGAGTTGAACAAAATTTTAATCAGTGTGAATCAAGAAGGAATTGGCAATTTCAAGACCATTAAAGAAGCTCTTGCTAGCATTCCTGTTTATAACAAGCGTCGTGTCATATTGGATATCAAACCTGGAGTTTATAG GGAAAAGATTAACATTCCAAGAAGTTTGCCATTCGTGACATTTCGGGGGGATAGCAGCGATCCGCCGAGGATCACAGGCAACGATACAGCTGCGGCCGCTGGAACCGACGGCAGGCCTTTGAAGACATTCCAAAGTGCTACTGTTTCTGTGGATGCTGATTATTTTGTGGCCATTAACGTCATTTTTGAG AATACAGCAGCACATGTGGTAGGGTCGGTGGGAGAACAAGCAGTGGCACTGAGAATATCGGGGAACAAGGCTGCATTTTACGACTGCAGTTTCTACGGAAGTCAAGACACCCTTTACGATCACAAGGGACTTCACTATTTCAATAATTGCTTCGTTCAAGGCTCTGTTGATTTCATCTTCGGCTATGGCAGATCCCTCTATGAG AACTGCCACTTGAACTCGGTGGCAAAGAAAGTAGCGTCCCTGACAGCCCAGAAGCGAACTAATTCGTCAATATTAAGTGGATTCTCGTTCAAGAACAGCACCATAACAGGGACCGGTTCGGTTTACTTGGGAAGAGCCTGGGGTGATTATTCCAGAGTAATTTTTTCTTACACTTACATGGACGAGATTGTTCTTCCTCTAGGATGGAGCGATTGGGGCAAAACAAGTCGAGACTC GAGAGTTTACTACGGAGAGTACAGGTGCAGTGGACCAGGAGCTAACATGACAGGAAGAGTGCCGTGGGCGCGAATACTCACCGATGAAGAGGCAATGCCTTTTATTGGCACCTATTATATTGATGGCAATTCTTGGCTCATACATCCCTAG